The following is a genomic window from Miscanthus floridulus cultivar M001 chromosome 14, ASM1932011v1, whole genome shotgun sequence.
gggttgggggcgcccttacagtgggcgtcctcgggccccagcagcccagccgcccctacagatggcactgtaggggcggctggtaacctgagccgcccctacagttggggctgatctgtaggggcggctcaatcaccagccgcccctgcagtgcccaactgtaggggcggctgaatcaccagccgcccctactgatggcgcacgaataaatagcagccaaaatttgaaaggttcaaatttagtcaaataacaagatgaccaaaataaaagttatagatcttgatgagttgaacaacttttgtattcatcacttttacatctgaaatcatttagggtttgaaaatttggtttgaacttatcaaattttaaatttcaaattttaaaacatgtaaaacattgtcacatccaagtttgatcaaacgtaaatgctgaagcatgattttagaaatttttagaaaaaaaaacatcacatttggagttagtatgagggagaaaaactagttacaaagtttacccacagattaaaaagagaaatcacactgttctagatgatccttacatgatcatagtgaacagtgtgatttctttttttaatctgtgggtcaactttgtaactagtttttatttctcatactaactccaaatctgatggttttttttcctaaaaatttctaaaatcattctctatcaatttattttgttggttttgtcaatatatacatatgaaaagtttgagcaatttaaattttgaatttcaaaaaaatgcaacttcagacaagattttggtaccccaaatgatttcagctgaaaaagtgataaatactatagttgaataacttatcaagatctacaacttttgtaatggtcatttcttcatatgacaaagtggtactgacattgttcacaaatgtgacacatctctcgtaaggttttataaactatatgagacatgtgtaagattagtgaataatgtgtactaagaatttgtcaaatgaagaaatgaccaaaataaaagttacagatattcatgagttgaataactttggtattcatcactttttatgttgaaatcaatttgggtctcaaattttggttcgaacttgtcgtttttcaaaattttaattttaaaaggttcaaattttatcaaataacaagatgactaaaataaaagttgtagatattaatgagttgaacaactttggtattcatcactttttatgttgaaatcattttgggtctcaaattttggttcgaatttgtcattttttaaaatttcaaatttgaaaggttcaaatttagtcaaattacaagatgaccaaaataaaagttgtagatcttgatgagttgaacaacttttgtattcatcacttttacatctgaaatcaattagggtttgaaaatttggtttgaacttgtcaaattttaaatttcaaattttaaaatgtgtaaaacattgtcacatccaagtttgatcaaacgtaaatgctgaagcatgattttagaaatttttagaaaaaacaaccatcacatttggagttagtatgaggaagaaaaactagttacaagttttacccacagattaaaaagagaaatcacattgTTCTATATGATcgttacatgatcatagtgaacagtgtgatttctttttttaatctatgggttaactttgtaactagtttttcttcctcatactaactccaaatctgatgattttttttcctaaaattttctaaaatcattctctatcaatttatttttttggttttgtcaatatatacatatgaaaagtttgagcaatttaaattttgaattttaaaaaaatgcaacttcagacaagattttggtaccccaaatgatttcagctgaaaaagtgataaataccaaagttgaataacttatcaagatctacaatttttgtattggtcattttttcatatgacaaagtggtactgacattgttcacaaatgtgacacatctctcataaggttttataaactatatgagacatgtgtaagattagtgaataatgtgtgctaagaatttgtcaaatgaagaaatgaccaaaataaaagttgcagatattcatgagttgaacaactttggtattcatcactttttatgttgaaatcaatttgggtctcaaattttggttcgaacttgttgtttttcaaaatttcaaatttgaaaggttcaaattttgtcaaatgacaagatgactaaaataaaagttatagatattaatgagttgaacaactgtggtattcattactttttatgttgaaatcattttgggtctcaaattttggttcgaatttgccattttttaaaatttcaaatttgaaaggttcaaattttgtcaaatgacaagatgaccaaaataaaagttgtagatattaatgagttgaacaactttggtattcatcattttttatgttgaaatcattttgggtctcaaatttttgttcgaacttatcattttttaaaatttcaaatttgtaaggttcaaattttgtcaaatgacaagatgaccaaaataaaagttgtagatcttgatgacctctacaactttgatgtttatcaaattttcatttgagatcatttggtgttaggaaaccacccctacagtatattttacATTTTTATTTAATAATAGACAAGTATTTTGTAAAAGAAttttaataataaaaatataaaacttcTTTACATTTTGGGTTCGGCCTCTCTCCTTTCTCTCCTTCAGAGGCCTGTCTTCTTTTTGGGCCAGCCCGCTAaccgcacgcacgcacacacccGGGTTTAATCCGTGCGCACGCACGCACACCATCTGCTCCGCCGCGGCCTCCAGCACCAGCAGCGGCGGCTCAAGCATCGCTCAGCGCCCGCCCCGCGCCCCGGAGAGACGACCGGCACAGCGCGCCCTCGCGGCGCAGCCCGACACCGCCGAGGAAAGGCGTCGAGTCCAGGACCCCGTCGCCGCGGGGGCTCGGGAACGCGGTGTCGCCATCGCGGAACCCTAGCGAGACGCCGGGAAGGTCCAGAGGCGAGCACGTGTTTCCATGTAACCTTTCTACCCTTTCTCCCTTTGCCGGCCGGCCCTTCAACGGTGACGAGTGCCCACCAAGGTATGCGCAACGGCCACCGCTTCTCTTCCCTCCCTGCTGTTCGAACTGAGCTGCCAAACCCTAATGCAAGCTatctgtattcggatctgatctaattacatgtgttattatgcctactaacttcgatttttttatataaaaaaaattgtcGGCCCCTGCTTCGGATGTGTGGAACTGTAAGTCCCTCTTGGAGCAAGAGGGGAATCTCTTTTGATGTGCGCAGGTTGGTGACGGATTCCATCTCATATCTTGTATAATGTGTGCAGCCAGTCGGTGTCGACAATACTTCTAGGAGGAAATTTGATAAGGAAGAGTACTTGGAGAGAGCTCGACAGAGGGAGCAGCGGGAGAAGGTCACATAATGTGTTCTATTCTTTTTAAATTTTGTCATGACTGAACAAAACTATTATCATACTTCTCTTTGTCTCTATGTATTGCTAATTTCACTCTGCATTTGTCTGTCGCTGATCCAGGATGAAGCCTGGAAAGGCAAGGGTATGTGGTCTAACTTTTAGTTCAGTAAATATGTAGTTGTTCTAGGTTTGGTTCTCTATTTGACTCCTTTCAATTTTGAATGCAGAAAGGGGTCCTCCTGTGCAAAGACAGCCTTTGAAGCACAGAGACTATGAAGTTGATCTTGATTCTCGTCTTGGCAAGACTCAGGTTTGTAAATATCCTACTATATACTTTGTGCATTTTAGCATGCTTTTTCTATGTTACTAAAATACCAAATGCTGTAGCAGCTACTTTGTCAATTATTTGTGCCCTGATTTTCTTGCCTCTAGTTTCATTGGTATTTTTGTGGGTTTTTTCGACCATTACATGATTTGGAAAACTGTGTAGTGTGTACAATTAGAGGCAGATATGGTGCTATGGGTCTGATTGACTCTGAATTTCATTCAGTCCTTTATTGTGAACAACTTGTTTTTAGAAAAAGAACACCTTTCTGTTTCTAAAAGTTAATTAACTGCGCCTTTCATTATCTATTTTTCCAGGTAGTGACCCCGATTGCACCGTTGAATTAGCAGGTTtgtgcataaatcccataaggcatgtcatatagtgttTACAGTGATCTTGAAgtattttcatcatatcataattCTTGACAAAATTTTTTAGAATGTAGTTGCTTTGCTCCTTTGATAGTAAACATAGATCTTAGTAGGAGATACTTTTGTGTTCTTACCTCCTATTCTTTTATCATGTTGTAGGCTTGATTATGTGCATATCATACCAATGCTATTTACAATCTTAACATTCTACAGAAATGAACCTCTCTTACTTTGATGATTAATTCAATGCATAAAAGTTTCCTTTAAACTTTACCTACTTTCTGACAGGCTGGGTACTACTGTTCTGTATGTGAATGTGTTGTTAAAGATTCAGCCAACTATTTGGATCACATAAATGGCAAGAAGCGTAAGTGGATGAGGCTCTAGTTTATGCTCATTTAGTGCATTAAATTTTGCTATCATCATCTTTATGTTTCATGGGTCATGGTTTTAACATGACAGATCAGAGAGCGCTGGGCATGTCTATGCGTGTTGAAAGGGCATCACTTGAACAGGTAGTACATTTGAGCCTGGTATTGGATCTGCAATTGAAAGTCAACAATTTTATTCTTTTCATATTTAGTAGCAGACCCAAATTTTTGTCATGCATTTGGCTCCCTTTGGCACAGCTTCTGCTTGTGCAGAATCCAGCTTGTAGGAATAGCTTGTGAGAAGCAGAAGTTCAATTTCAGCCCTCTTAAGCCGCTTTAGAATCTATTCATTTGGTAGtactttgctttttgtttttcctgTTAGATGGTGAAGCAGAAACTATGCCAAAGAGGCACATCATGTCGTGACATTATTCTTATTGGTTCATGCAAGGCTAGTGAACAAATGCTTGAATAGTTAGTTTGTCATCCAATTTTCAGCCAGTGGTATTCTTTTAACCATCTGCTATTTGTTTTCACTCTTCTGGCTGCAGGTTCAGAAAAGGTTTGAGGCACTTAAGAAAAGGAAGGACCCAAGCGCCTTTACTGAACAAGGTGAGAAAGAAAAAAAGACAACATGAACCTGGAACGAGTTTGTAGTGAATTGCATACTATGTGCTTGTTGTGCAAAGGGCCTGTTAGGAAGCAGTAGCTTCATGTCCTTGTATTGACCAAGGACTTGTTAGGATCCAACTAGTAGCTTCATGTTGACCTGTTAGGAATGAAGCATTGCAAATTAAGTTTTTCCCTGACTTTATTTGAtagacttttgtgaattatgacttgtgatgatgttctaaataatggtcttgtgtttatggatgtatatatgtatactaccgtagcgttagcacgggcaatatactataTTAATAATACTTATGTCCTTTTGTTTAAATTGCTGAAGCAATCCAGTGCAAGAGCATTGAGCTTTCCATCTTAACAAAAGATGCATGTTTACTTAATATTAATTAAGCAATAATGGGATGAGAAAATACTTCAAACTGTGGAGGTCCCTTATTTTCCAGGTTTTTAAGTATGTCGCATCACTCCTTGAACTGGTAGAGTCAGAATTGGCGAGCTGAGTTATACGAATGCTAACAAGCTGTTTTCTTACCTGCCTCCAAAGTTGAAGATGAAGCCATCTAAATGGGGTTCAACACTACCTTACTCACTGATCAGCAAATCTGAAACCTGTTCTTTTCAGTTTTTTACTCCTGTTTTTTCTCCCCTTTTGAGTGCTCTTTGTGTACCAGATTGTAGGGACTCCCATAAACAATGCTTGAAAACTGAGATGGTTTTACATCACTGTTAATATTGGTGTAATAGTTGGCAGGAGCATTTCTACCAAAACAAAGCTTCGGACTGTGTTGGCGGTGACGAGAAGCCGGAAGCAGCAGCGGCGGATACGAAGAGGGAGACGAGGAGGAGGCGTGGCCGGCGGCAAGCTTCGGCCAGTACAGGACGCAGGTGTAGCTGCCCGAGAACGTGGACATGGATAAGATCGGCGCGGAGGTGAGGGACGGCGTGCTCTACCTCACCATACCCAAGCTCACAGCAGGGGGCAAGGTCGTCAACATCCAGGTGCAGTGAAGTGAAGTCACGAGCTCTGCCTCTGAATTCTGAAATGGGACGGATCAGAGTTTAGGACGGACGATGAGCACCAGCTGCGTGCTTCTCAGCTTCTGGATGGGCTGGATGGGACGAGAGCGACAGCGATCTACTATACAATCCTACTCTTgctcttctttcttttttgtttttgccaCATGCGCACAGCGAAACACGGGGCCTCTGACCTCCTTTCACTAACAAAAAGAACCTGCTTAATAGATGGGCTGAATGTTAGTGGGTTAAAAAATAATAATGTTGAGTCCTTTTCCCCATAACTCGATATTTCAATACCGATCCTCTGTATTTTCCGATTGTTTGATATTTGCACTTTGGTGCGCAGGTAACAGCATGTGGCTTTAGACTATGTGCAATGTTATCTGAAATACTTAAGGTTTGGTGAATGGAAGTTTGGTCATTTAAGTTAGCGGCGATTCAACAGGTTGCCTATCTCCTTTCGTAGAATAAACTATTCACCACCTTTTCTTAAAGTGTGTTGTGGCTAAACAGATTTGACAGCTCTGAGGACGGACGGCTTCTGAATGTAGGGGAGTCTGAAGACATGCTTGGTTATAGATGTGACCTGCAAATCTGTGACAGAGGTAGAGCTTACCAGTAGGCTGTTCTATAGGAGAGCACAGCTAGAAGATGAACTCCACTCATTCTGCAAGGTATGTTGCTTTGCTGCAAACAGTAACCGTACTTTTGAAATGTAGATTGTAACAGTAAATAGATAACTAAGATCTGTTATGGGTAGGTGACCGTTCCCACATCTTTTACTGATCACTTGTATAGACTTTCTGCATGGCTTGAGTTAAGAATATTCTTTTTCATGTGAACACATTCTCGAGACGTATAGCATCTGTTTTTTTACTGATCACTTATATGGACTTTCTGTTATGTGTAGGTAACTGTTCTCACAT
Proteins encoded in this region:
- the LOC136505212 gene encoding uncharacterized protein isoform X1 — encoded protein: MCGTPVGVDNTSRRKFDKEEYLERARQREQREKDEAWKGKERGPPVQRQPLKHRDYEVDLDSRLGKTQAGYYCSVCECVVKDSANYLDHINGKKHQRALGMSMRVERASLEQVQKRFEALKKRKDPSAFTEQVGRSISTKTKLRTVLAVTRSRKQQRRIRRGRRGGGVAGGKLRPVQDAGVAARERGHG
- the LOC136505212 gene encoding uncharacterized protein isoform X2, with the translated sequence MCGTPVGVDNTSRRKFDKEEYLERARQREQREKDEAWKGKERGPPVQRQPLKHRDYEVDLDSRLGKTQIRERWACLCVLKGHHLNRFRKGLRHLRKGRTQAPLLNKEHFYQNKASDCVGGDEKPEAAAADTKRETRRRRGRRQASASTGRRCSCPRTWTWIRSARR